A region from the Lolium perenne isolate Kyuss_39 chromosome 4, Kyuss_2.0, whole genome shotgun sequence genome encodes:
- the LOC139838864 gene encoding uncharacterized protein, whose product MPRPAPPGWVQKLSEANERVDALAQKLEQSEAARKKAELAASKAKAEVDEAKVKAASVEELQRRLKDAESALDEQKTAQTVREQEIIKRLKSQSRPQTNQDFDLENPVNDPLLDALSLLEFHGREIREGVANANASLSALFPFFFPKKEEPSTFLALAKLFNSSEDLGLKMRQENMKVAVESTVALVADSQQTLDWMKVGDTSQIEQSRWRSLIKAAKPNTKKILAYLGIKPASTPSSSRPEV is encoded by the exons aaaaactctcagaggccaacgaacgtgtcgacgcacttgctcaaaaactcgagcaaagtgaggcggctcgcaagaaagctgaacttgctgctagcaaagccaaggccgaggttgatgaagccaaggtgaaagctgctagtgtcgaggaactgcagagaaggctcaaagatgccgaatctgccttagatgagcagaaaactgcacaaactgtgcgtgaacaagagatcatcaagcgtctgaagtcgcaaagtcgac cccaaacaaaccaagattttgatctggagaatcccgtcaatgaccctctccttgatgcactttctcttctggagttccatgggcgcgaaattcgtgaaggcgtggccaatgccaatgcgagtttgtcggcgttgttccccttcttcttcccgaagaaagaggaaccttcaactttccttgcccttgccaagcttttcaattcgtcggaagacctgggattgaagatgcgtcaggagaatatgaaggttgctgtcgagagtactgttgccctggttgctgacagccaacagacgcttgattggatgaaggttggcgacaccagtcagatagagcagtcaagatggaggtcgctgatcaaggcggccaagcccaacacgaagaagatattggcgtatctggggatcaagccagcttcaactcctagctcctcgaggccggaggtctag